From a region of the Coprococcus comes ATCC 27758 genome:
- the ftsE gene encoding cell division ATP-binding protein FtsE — protein MIELKEVTKEYSKGIAALNGINLRIEQGEFVFVVGDSGSGKSTLIRLLMKEIEPTSGTIIVNGQNLNRMKHRQIPQYRRGIGVVFQDFRLLKDRNIYENIAFAQRVTEKSTRVIKKKVPAALSLVGLAQKYKAFPKELSGGEQQRVAIARAVVNEPAILLADEPTGNLDPTNSWEIMKLLEEANERGTTVLVVTHNQEIVNEMKKRVITMKKGVIVSDEQEGGYKHED, from the coding sequence ATGATAGAACTTAAAGAAGTTACCAAGGAATACTCGAAGGGTATTGCTGCACTCAATGGTATCAACCTTCGGATCGAACAGGGAGAGTTCGTATTCGTAGTTGGAGACAGCGGTTCCGGAAAGTCTACGTTGATACGTCTTCTGATGAAGGAGATCGAACCAACGTCAGGTACGATTATTGTCAACGGTCAGAATCTGAATCGTATGAAACATCGCCAGATTCCGCAGTACAGAAGAGGAATCGGCGTTGTATTCCAGGATTTCAGACTTCTGAAAGACCGCAATATTTATGAGAATATTGCATTTGCACAGCGGGTTACAGAAAAATCAACCCGTGTCATCAAAAAGAAAGTGCCGGCGGCTCTGTCACTTGTCGGACTGGCACAGAAGTACAAAGCGTTCCCGAAGGAATTGTCTGGTGGGGAACAGCAGAGAGTTGCAATTGCCAGAGCAGTTGTCAATGAGCCTGCTATTTTGCTGGCTGATGAGCCGACAGGAAACCTGGATCCAACCAACTCATGGGAAATCATGAAACTTCTTGAAGAAGCGAACGAGAGAGGAACTACAGTTCTGGTAGTTACTCACAACCAGGAAATTGTAAACGAGATGAAAAAGCGCGTTATTACGATGAAGAAGGGTGTCATTGTCAGCGACGAACAAGAAGGTGGGTATAAGCATGAGGATTAG
- a CDS encoding WecB/TagA/CpsF family glycosyltransferase → MNEKMNVLDVQLDNCTAKDAMKIIAEYMQTEELNTVDIVTVDTLMRATQLDGMKEELEKLDLLLPGDMAILEAAKITDRKRIQEMEDQTMLKMVFHYFHKNRCKIFILAGSEEEGDRLQGYLHEAYSGIQVVGMKAVPADESEDDRITNLVNGGEVDCVIASMDFPWQEQFVYRCKEQLNTRMWFGTGHSIASFANGENWADHLKNFIGKRILKREIKKEQKRKEV, encoded by the coding sequence ATGAATGAAAAAATGAACGTACTGGACGTACAGCTTGATAACTGTACGGCAAAAGATGCGATGAAGATCATTGCAGAATATATGCAGACAGAAGAACTTAACACAGTAGATATTGTTACGGTGGATACCTTGATGAGAGCGACACAGCTTGACGGTATGAAAGAAGAGCTGGAGAAACTGGATCTTCTGCTTCCGGGAGATATGGCGATTCTTGAAGCTGCAAAGATCACAGATAGAAAGCGGATCCAGGAGATGGAGGATCAGACGATGCTGAAGATGGTATTCCATTATTTTCATAAGAACCGCTGTAAGATATTTATACTGGCAGGATCTGAGGAAGAAGGAGACAGACTGCAGGGCTATCTGCATGAGGCATACAGTGGGATTCAGGTTGTCGGTATGAAAGCAGTACCGGCAGACGAAAGTGAGGATGACAGGATCACCAATCTGGTCAACGGCGGAGAAGTAGACTGTGTGATTGCCAGCATGGATTTCCCTTGGCAGGAACAGTTTGTTTACCGGTGCAAAGAGCAGCTGAATACCAGAATGTGGTTTGGAACAGGACATAGTATTGCTTCCTTTGCAAATGGTGAGAACTGGGCAGATCACCTGAAAAATTTTATCGGTAAAAGGATTTTAAAACGGGAGATCAAAAAAGAGCAAAAAAGAAAAGAAGTATAA
- a CDS encoding murein hydrolase activator EnvC family protein: MIRGKKILGALLAFTLCFGMVIPAQADDISDAKKKQQELEQQKNTAEAEKSELSSELDSIVSKMEKTQSDLTAKETEINDAETELVTAKANEDDQYQTMKLRIKYMYENGSNEFLEILMEANSIADLLNKAEYINKISKCDRELLVEYEDTRKDVENRESALKKEYAELENLQDELAGEQANVEKLLADKNIQINNLTSEISSNADKLKQLIAEAEAAEARRKEAEATAAAQAAQAAAAAQASASSGTSSSGNTSSNASATGTGSLTHPVPGAAITSGFGGRVAPTAGATTGHDGIDYGAGYGAAVYAADSGTVITAQYNSARGNYIVVNHGNGMQTWYQHLSSMNVTVGQTVARGQVIGNVGTTGISTGPHLHFEVHVGGVPVNPLNYL; this comes from the coding sequence ATGATAAGAGGGAAAAAGATACTTGGGGCGTTACTGGCGTTTACGCTTTGCTTCGGTATGGTAATTCCGGCACAGGCTGATGATATTTCGGATGCGAAAAAGAAGCAGCAGGAGCTGGAACAGCAGAAAAATACGGCTGAGGCGGAGAAGTCGGAACTTTCTTCTGAACTGGATTCCATTGTATCAAAGATGGAGAAGACACAGTCAGATCTGACTGCAAAAGAGACTGAGATCAATGATGCAGAGACAGAGCTGGTAACTGCGAAAGCCAACGAAGATGACCAGTACCAGACGATGAAGCTGCGTATCAAGTATATGTATGAGAACGGGAGCAATGAATTCCTGGAGATCCTGATGGAAGCTAACAGTATTGCAGATCTGCTGAACAAAGCAGAATACATCAATAAGATTTCCAAATGCGACCGTGAACTTCTTGTAGAATACGAAGATACAAGAAAAGATGTCGAGAACAGAGAAAGTGCACTTAAAAAAGAGTATGCAGAGCTGGAAAACCTGCAGGATGAACTTGCGGGAGAACAGGCAAATGTAGAAAAGCTTCTTGCTGATAAGAACATTCAGATCAATAACCTGACATCTGAGATCAGCAGTAACGCTGACAAGCTGAAGCAACTGATTGCAGAAGCAGAGGCGGCAGAAGCCCGCAGAAAAGAAGCAGAAGCGACGGCAGCCGCTCAGGCTGCACAGGCAGCGGCGGCAGCTCAGGCATCAGCTTCGTCAGGCACAAGCAGTTCAGGCAATACAAGCAGCAATGCAAGTGCAACGGGAACCGGATCACTTACACATCCGGTACCGGGAGCAGCGATTACCAGTGGCTTTGGCGGACGTGTGGCACCGACTGCAGGTGCAACAACCGGTCATGACGGAATCGATTATGGTGCAGGATACGGAGCAGCAGTTTATGCGGCTGATTCTGGAACTGTTATTACCGCACAGTACAATAGTGCACGTGGAAATTACATCGTAGTCAATCACGGTAATGGAATGCAGACATGGTATCAGCATCTGAGTTCGATGAATGTTACCGTGGGACAGACGGTGGCAAGAGGTCAGGTGATCGGAAATGTCGGTACGACCGGAATTTCCACAGGACCACATCTTCACTTTGAAGTTCATGTAGGTGGTGTACCGGTCAATCCACTGAACTATCTGTAA
- the ftsX gene encoding permease-like cell division protein FtsX produces MRISTVGYSAKQGVKNIGRNKMFSLASVATMAACIFVFGLFFSIIMNFQYIVHKAEEGVAITVFFNDDATQEQIDNIGAQLKKQDGVKEIKYVSADEAWETFKDQYFGESSDLAEGFKNDNPLAGSDNYEVYMTDVASQKKLVSFAESLDGVRKVNKSDTVANTLNSVNKLVWYVSVVIIAILLAVSIFLISNTVTMGITVRREEIAIMKYIGAKDGFVRAPFIIEGILIGLVGAAIPLGILYVLYNRAITYILTKFSLLNNILDFLPVGQVYKTLLPVGLLLGIGIGFVGSFFTIRKHLRV; encoded by the coding sequence ATGAGGATTAGTACAGTTGGATACTCCGCGAAACAGGGAGTTAAGAATATTGGAAGAAATAAGATGTTTTCACTGGCATCTGTTGCAACTATGGCTGCATGTATCTTTGTGTTCGGACTGTTTTTCTCAATTATTATGAACTTTCAGTATATTGTACACAAAGCAGAAGAAGGTGTGGCAATCACTGTATTTTTTAATGATGATGCAACGCAGGAGCAGATTGATAATATTGGCGCACAGCTTAAAAAGCAGGATGGTGTAAAAGAGATCAAGTATGTGTCTGCGGACGAAGCATGGGAGACATTTAAAGATCAGTATTTTGGCGAATCAAGTGACCTTGCAGAAGGATTTAAAAATGATAACCCTCTGGCAGGATCTGACAACTATGAAGTATATATGACAGATGTGGCTTCACAGAAGAAGCTGGTTTCCTTTGCGGAAAGCCTTGACGGGGTTCGCAAGGTTAACAAATCAGATACCGTAGCCAATACACTGAACAGTGTGAACAAGCTGGTATGGTATGTATCGGTTGTTATCATCGCGATTCTTCTGGCAGTATCCATTTTCCTGATCAGCAATACGGTCACAATGGGTATTACTGTCCGAAGGGAAGAGATTGCAATCATGAAATATATCGGTGCGAAGGATGGTTTTGTACGGGCACCGTTTATCATTGAAGGTATCCTGATCGGTCTTGTCGGTGCGGCGATTCCGCTTGGTATCCTTTATGTACTTTATAATAGAGCAATTACTTATATTCTTACAAAATTCAGTCTGCTGAATAATATTCTGGATTTCCTTCCGGTGGGGCAGGTATACAAGACACTGCTTCCGGTCGGACTTTTACTGGGAATCGGAATTGGTTTTGTGGGAAGTTTCTTTACGATTAGAAAGCACTTAAGAGTCTAG
- a CDS encoding PucR family transcriptional regulator, with the protein MISNQILQNTIEGLKSITRIDLGVMDTDGKTLATTFPEPGDYENAVLSFVESPAESQVIQGYQFFKIYDEHQLEYILIANGGSEDVYMVGKIAAFQIQNLLVAYKERFDKDNFIKNLLLDNLLLVDIYNRAKKLHIDTEVKRDIFIVETSRERDVSALDSLRSVLGGKGKDFITAVDEKNIIVVKELGPGDGYPEMDKTAHEILDLLKAEGEENIRIAYGTIVNDIKEVSKSYKEAKLALDVGKIFFDEKEVIAYSALGIGRLIYQLPIPLCKMFIREIFEGKSPDEFDEETLTTINKFFENSLNVSETSRQLYIHRNTLVYRLDKLQKSTGLDLRVFEDAITFKIALMVVKYMKYMETLEY; encoded by the coding sequence ATGATATCAAATCAGATACTGCAGAATACGATTGAAGGGTTGAAATCAATTACAAGGATTGATCTTGGAGTGATGGATACAGATGGAAAGACTTTGGCGACAACATTTCCGGAGCCTGGAGATTATGAGAATGCCGTTCTTTCGTTTGTAGAATCTCCGGCAGAAAGTCAGGTGATTCAGGGGTATCAGTTTTTCAAAATTTATGATGAACACCAGCTGGAGTACATTCTGATCGCCAATGGCGGCAGTGAAGATGTTTATATGGTTGGCAAGATTGCAGCCTTCCAGATCCAGAATCTTCTGGTAGCATATAAGGAGCGTTTTGACAAGGATAATTTCATCAAAAACCTCCTTCTTGACAACCTTCTTCTGGTGGATATTTATAATCGCGCCAAAAAATTACATATTGACACAGAGGTAAAACGTGATATCTTTATAGTTGAGACTTCTCGGGAGAGAGATGTCAGTGCGCTTGACAGTCTCCGTTCTGTTCTGGGTGGAAAGGGCAAGGACTTTATTACAGCTGTTGATGAGAAGAACATCATCGTAGTAAAAGAATTAGGTCCTGGCGATGGATATCCGGAGATGGACAAGACTGCGCATGAGATTCTTGATCTTCTGAAAGCAGAAGGAGAAGAGAATATCCGTATCGCATATGGTACGATCGTCAATGACATCAAAGAAGTATCCAAGTCTTACAAAGAAGCGAAGCTTGCGCTCGATGTAGGAAAGATCTTCTTCGACGAGAAGGAAGTTATTGCATATAGTGCGCTTGGAATCGGACGACTGATCTATCAGCTTCCAATTCCGCTCTGCAAGATGTTTATCCGCGAAATTTTTGAGGGGAAATCTCCGGACGAATTTGATGAAGAGACGCTCACGACCATCAATAAGTTCTTTGAGAACAGCCTGAATGTTTCCGAGACATCAAGACAGCTGTATATTCACAGAAATACACTGGTGTACCGTCTTGACAAACTGCAGAAGAGCACAGGACTGGATCTGCGCGTATTTGAGGACGCAATCACATTTAAGATCGCGCTGATGGTAGTCAAATATATGAAATACATGGAAACACTGGAGTATTAA